A section of the Citrus sinensis cultivar Valencia sweet orange chromosome 8, DVS_A1.0, whole genome shotgun sequence genome encodes:
- the LOC102612507 gene encoding cyclase-like protein 1, whose product MLMEECLILAIGSPRTCLHGTLKDGLGQFLFPLASIKNGSDVNASETKMSVRTGTHVNAPSHMFYNYSNAGFDADSLDLQVLNGPALLVDVPIRDRNITEQTGLQDGQ is encoded by the exons ATGCTAATGGAAGAATGTTTGATATTAGCCATAGGGTCACCAAGGACTTGTCTTCATGGGACTCTTAAGGATGGGCTAGGCCAGTTCTTATTTCCCCTGGCAAGCATAAAGAATGGCTCTGATGTTAATGCTTCTGAAACGAAAATGTCTGTGCGCACTGGCACGCATGTCAATGCGCCGAGCCacatgttttataattattctaatgCTGGGTTTGATGCTGATTCTCTTGATCTTCAAGTGCTTAATG GTCCTGCTTTGTTAGTTGATGTTCCAATAAGGGATAGGAACATTACTG AGCAAACAGGCTTGCAAGATGGGCAATGA
- the LOC102613108 gene encoding cyclin-D3-1 — MAFGDEQYPSSFLLDALYCEEEELEDEVIDQEDDECSQNKNPACLFSLLLLEQDLFWEDEELLSLFSKEEQQLLKQETQTHYKDSDVLVVARSEAVEWVLKVNAHYGFSTLTAILAINYLDRFLRSFHFQIDKPWMIQLLAVTCLSLAAKVEETQVPLLLDLQVEGAKYVFETKAIQRMELLVLSTLEWKMHPVTPISFLDHIIRRLGLKTSLHWEFLKRCERLLLTLVSDSRSVSYLPSVLATATMMHIIDQVEPVNPVDYQNQLLGVLKISKEKVSDCYKLILELANAKTNANSNPHKRKFEAIPGSPGGVIDATVFSCDESSNDSWSVASSSVLSSPASPEPLFKKSRVQDPQMTLPMPSLNLNRVIVGSPS, encoded by the exons atgGCATTTGGAGATGAACAATACCCTTCTTCATTCTTGCTTGATGCACTCTAttgtgaagaagaagagttaGAAGATGAGGTTATTGACCAAGAAGACGATGAATGTAGCCAAAACAAAAACCCAGCTTGTTTGTTTTCACTTCTTTTGTTAGAACAAGACTTGTTCTGGGAAGATGAAGAGCTCTTGTCTCTCTTCTCCAAAGAAGAGCAACAGCTTTTAAAGCAAGAAACACAAACCCATTATAAAGATTCCGATGTTCTTGTTGTTGCTAGGAGTGAGGCTGTTGAGTGGGTGCTCAAAGTTAATGCTCATTATGGGTTCTCTACTCTCACTGCAATACTGGCTATTAACTATCTGGATAGGTTCCTCCGTAGCTTCCATTTTCAAATAGATAAGCCTTGGATGATTCAGCTTTTGGCTGTCACTTGTCTCTCCCTGGCTGCTAAAGTTGAAGAAACCCAAGTGCCCCTTCTCTTAGACCTCCAA gTTGAGGGGGCAAAATATGTTTTTGAGACCAAAGCCATACAAAGAATGGAGCTTTTGGTGCTCTCAACACTTGAATGGAAGATGCATCCAGTGACTCCAATTTCATTTCTTGACCACATCATAAGAAGGCTTGGATTGAAGACATCTCTTCACTGGGAGTTTCTCAAGAGATGTGAGCGTCTGCTTCTCACTTTGGTCTCTG ATTCAAGATCTGTAAGTTACCTTCCTTCAGTGTTGGCCACTGCCACAATGATGCACATAATAGACCAAGTTGAGCCTGTGAATCCCGTTGATTATCAAAACCAGCTTCTAGGTGTGCTTAAAATAAGCAAG GAAAAAGTAAGTGACTGTTACAAGTTGATTCTTGAGCTGGCTAATGCAAAAACCAATGCCAATAGTAATCCTCACAAGCGCAAGTTTGAAGCAATCCCTGGAAGCCCTGGTGGCGTGATTGATGCTACTGTGTTTAGCTGTGATGAAAGCTCAAACGATTCATGGTCAGTGGCATCATCATCAGTCCTATCATCACCAGCGTCACCAGAGCCTCTCTTCAAAAAGAGCAGAGTCCAAGACCCACAAATGACTTTGCCAATGCCATCTCTCAATCTCAATAGGGTCATTGTGGGCAGTCCAAGTTGA
- the LOC102612811 gene encoding DNA-directed RNA polymerases II, IV and V subunit 3 yields MDGASYQRFPKVKIRELKDDYAKFELRDTDASMANALRRVMIAEVPTIAIDLVEIEVNSSVLNDEFIAHRLGLIPLTSERAMSMRFSRDCDACDGDGQCEFCSVEFHLRAKCHSDQTLDVTSKDLYSSDHSVVPVDFVDPAGYDSTDQQRGIIIVKLRRGQELRLRAIARKGIGKDHAKWSPAATVTFMYEPEIHINEDLMESLSLEEKQSWVESSPTKVFDIDPNTGQVYVVDAEAYTYDDEVIKKAEAMGKPGLVEIYAKEDSFIFTVESTGAIKASQLVLNAIEVLKQKLDAVRLSEDTVEADDQFGELGAHMRGG; encoded by the exons ATGGATGGCGCGTCGTACCAGCGATTCCCGAAGGTCAAAATCCGCGAGCTCAAAGACGACTACGCCAAATTCGAGCTCCGGGACACCGACGCCTCCATGGCCAACGCGCTTCGGCGCGTGATGATCGCTGAGGTCCCCACCATCGCCATCGACCTCGTCGAAATCGAGGTCAACTCCTCCGTCCTCAACGACGAGTTCATCGCTCACCGCCTCGGCCTCATTCCCCTCACCAGCGAACGCGCCATGAGCATGCGCTTCTCACGTGACTGCGACGCCTGTGACGGTGACGGCCAGTGCGAGTTTTGCTCGGTCGAGTTCCACTTGAGAGCCAAGTGTCACTCCGACCAGACCTTGGATGTCACCAGTAAGGATTTGTACAGTTCCGATCATTCGGTTGTTCCCGTCGATTTTGTTGATCCTGCTGGCTACGATTCCACGGATCAGCaaag GGGGATTATCATTGTAAAGTTGCGTCGTGGGCAAGAATTGAGGCTGAGAGCAATAGCCAGGAAGGGGATCGGCAAAGATCATGCAAAATGGTCACCTGCTGCAACTGTTACATTCATGTATGAACCGGAGATCCACATCAATGAAGATTTGATGGAATCTCTTTCACTTGAGGAAAAACAAAGCTGGGTTGAAAGTAGCCCTACCAAAGTGTTTGACATTGATCCTAATACTGGACAG gTTTATGTGGTCGATGCTGAGGCATACACTTATGATGATGAAGTGATAAAGAAAGCCGAGGCTATGGGAAAACCAGGACTCGTGGAGATCTATGCCAAAGAAGATAGTTTTATATTCACTGTTGAATCTACTGGTGCAATTAAAGCGTCTCAGCTGGTACTGAATGCCATAGAAGTCCTGAAGCAAAAGCTGGATGCAGTTCGCCTCTCTGAGGACACAGTAGAAGCTGATGATCAGTTTGGTGAACTTGGAGCACATATGCGAGGAGGATGA
- the LOC102612208 gene encoding cyclase-like protein 1, translating into MAKTTIINFQFLLPFVIFTLLALTVAANDEAYPTTTTAPDCSLSEELLIKPVRREVYGGGRIFDITHQVTVDLPSYDTEGGRLGQFLRLPVSMKNGSFCNISEMKFTTHTGTHVDAPGHFFDHYFDAGFDADSLDLDVLNGPGLLVDVPRDKNLTAEVLESLNIPKGVRRVLFRTLNTDRQLMFKKFDTSYVGFMADGAKWLVENTDIKLVGVDYLSVAAFDDIISAHHELLRNREIIPVEGLKLDHVPAGLYSIHCLPLRMVGAEGSPVRCILIK; encoded by the exons ATGGCCAAAACTACTATAATCAACTTTCAGTTCTTGTTGCCATTCGTAATCTTCACTTTACTTGCACTCACTGTTGCAGCAAACGACGAAGCTTACCCCACAACTACTACTGCACCCGATTGCTCGCTGTCCGAGGAGCTCCTGATCAAGCCGGTCCGGCGAGAGGTGTACGGTGGCGGCCGGATATTTGACATCACCCACCAGGTCACGGTTGACCTGCCGTCGTATGACACCGAGGGCGGGCGGCTCGGGCAGTTTTTAAGGCTGCCCGTTAGCATGAAGAACGGGTCCTTCTGTAACATATCGGAGATGAAGTTCACGACGCATACGGGAACCCACGTCGACGCTCCTGGCCACTTCTTTGATCACTACTTCGATGCTGGCTTTGATGCTGATTCTCTTGACTTGGATGTCTTAAACG GTCCTGGACTATTAGTTGATGTTCCACGAGATAAGAACTTAACTG CTGAGGTCTTGGAGTCCTTGAATATTCCCAAGGGGGTACGCCGTGTACTTTTCAGAACGCTAAACACAGACAg GCAGCTTATGTTCAAAAAGTTTGACACAAGCTATGTGGGATTTATGGCAGATGGGGCAAAATGGTTGGTTGAAAACACTGATATCAAACTTGTTG GAGTTGATTACTTGTCTGTTGCTGCCTTTGATGACATTATTTCAGCTCATCATGAACTTCTAAGAAACAGG GAAATCATCCCAGTTGAAGGCCTTAAACTTGACCATGTCCCAGCAGGATTATATTCAATCCATTGCTTGCCTCTAAGAATGGTTGGTGCTGAGGGATCACCAGTAAGATGCATCCTCATCAAATGA
- the LOC127899221 gene encoding uncharacterized protein LOC127899221 — MAERREAQQYRAAVMGFMASFGAGASKGAYGDSPFGPSHTAPDGYGPNVDAGYGTHTDAGNDDEHTPMSLYSVYGGISDDSVQIFTEAPPGVSKFGRPYRPSYIFGSPYFIPPFKRVRNVRPIPALNITNYEINERSSVDMNPLRGLEDSRLCEEFDQWFAGNISVDRPVQQPRNFFEILIGNASIGWLGDEHIHTYYRLINEKQRRFPNALPQRVTHTDTFFWACFRIL; from the exons ATGGCGGAACGCAGAGAAGCACAACAATATAGAGCAGCGGTCATGGGGTTTATGGCTTCGTTTGGCGCGGGTGCTTCAAAGGGCGCGTACGGTGATTCTCCGTTTGGCCCCTCGCACACG GCCCCAGATGGCTATGGTCCGAACGTTGATGCTGGCTATGGTACGCATACTGATGCTGGTAATGACGACGAGCACACCCCTATGTCCTTGTACAGTGTATATGGGGGCATAAGTGATGACAGTGTACAGATATTCACGGAGGCACCTCCCGGCGTTAGTAAGTTTGGGCGTCCGTACCGACCGTCGTATATATTTGGCAGTCCTTACTTCATTCCTCCTTTCAAGAGAGTTAGGAATGTCAGGCCTATACCCGCACTCAACATTACGAactatgaaattaatgaaagatCGAGTGTGGATATGAATCCGCTTAGGGGACTAGAAGACTCAAGGCTATGTGAGGAGTTTGATCAGTGGTTTGCCGGCAACATTTCCGTGGATCGGCCTGTCCAACAACCTCgaaatttctttgaaatacTCATAGGCAATGCTTCGATAGGGTGGCTTGGTGACGAG CATATTCACACGTATTACCGCTTGATCAACGAGAAGCAACGACGGTTTCCAAATGCACTACCACAGCGCGTCACGCATACAGATACATTCTTTTGGGCATGTTTTCgaattttataa
- the LOC102611912 gene encoding cyclase-like protein 2, whose protein sequence is MAKTTLKLPFSLLFFTSLTLTLATLALTAAETAAYPTIPGTMPTGCSLSEEEVPTPVRREVYENGQIYDITHRITSDMPSFGSKEGLGQYLWLPKSIKNGSLANNSEMKLPSHTGTHVDAPGHVFDHYFDAGYDVDTLDLGVLNGPALLVDVPRDKNITAEVMESLNIPRGVRRVIFRTLNTDRKLMFKREFDSSYVGFMKDGARWLVQNTDIKLVGIDYLSAAAHDDLLPSHYEFLEGREVILVEGLKLDGVPAGLYNIHCLHLRLLGAEGSPIRCILIK, encoded by the exons ATGGCCAAAACGACACTCAAATTGCCGTTTTCGCTTCTCTTCTTCACTTCACTAACGCTCACTCTGGCAACACTCGCTCTCACCGCCGCCGAAACGGCCGCCTACCCGACGATTCCCGGAACCATGCCGACCGGCTGCTCGCTATCAGAAGAAGAAGTGCCTACCCCGGTACGGCGAGAGGTGTACGAAAACGGCCAAATTTACGACATCACCCACCGTATTACGAGCGACATGCCGTCGTTTGGCTCGAAGGAGGGGCTGGGGCAGTACTTGTGGCTGCCCAAGAGTATTAAGAACGGGTCGCTTGCTAATAACTCGGAGATGAAGCTGCCGTCGCATACGGGAACTCACGTGGACGCTCCTGGGCACGTGTTTGATCATTATTTTGATGCTGGTTATGACGTTGACACGCTCGACTTGGGGGTGTTGAATG GGCCTGCACTGTTGGTTGATGTTCCGAGGGATAAGAACATAACGG CTGAAGTTATGGAGTCCCTAAATATTCCCAGGGGTGTCCGGCGTGTGATTTTCAGAACATTAAATACAGACAG GAAGCTTATGTTTAAAAGGGAGTTTGACTCGAGCTATGTTGGATTTATGAAAGATGGAGCAAGATGGTTGGTACAAAACACTGACATCAAACTTGTTG GAATTGATTACTTATCCGCTGCTGCACATGATGATTTGCTTCCATCTCATTATGAATTCCTTGAAGGCAGG GAAGTCATTCTTGTGGAAGGCCTTAAATTAGATGGTGTGCCAGCCGGACTATACAATATCCACTGCTTGCATCTGAGGTTGCTTGGCGCCGAGGGATCACCAATAAGATGCATTCtcattaaatga